The sequence TCCGCGGATGAAAGCAGGCGGTATGGATGCCATGTTTTTTGCCGTATATACCTCGCAGGGGCCTCGTACGGACGAAGGGCATGCCGAAGCCAAACGAAATGCCCTGAACCAGTTTGATCTGATCCATCAGGCATTGAAAAAATACCCGAATCTAGCCGAACTGGCCACAACACCCGCTGATGCATACCGAATCCAGAAGGCTGGTAAGCGAGCCGTTTTTATTGGAATGGAAAACGGATATCCGGTTGGTAGTGATCTGTCAATGCTCAAAACGTATTATGATTTAGGGTGTCGTTACATGACCCTGACTCACTTTGCCAATAACCTTATCGGCGATTCATCCACTGATCCTGATGGGCCGATTTATGGTGGATTGAGTGATTTTGGGAAGAAAGTAGTGCCTGAAATGAATCGACTCGGTATTCTGATCGACGTTTCGCACGTGGCCGACAGCACCTTCTATGACGCGTTGGCTTTATCGAAGGCGCCCGTTATTGCGTCGCATTCCAATTGTCGAGCCTTGTGTGATTTTCCCCGAAATATGACCGACGATATGATTAAAGCGATTGCTGCCAAAGGGGGGGTGGTGCAGGTAAACTTTGTGAGCGATTACCTCA comes from Spirosoma aureum and encodes:
- a CDS encoding dipeptidase, giving the protein MFPFILSAFLAFNSYTSHPPIDDDKLVKKAHKIHQRVLTLDTHADAPIMMQKQGFDVGATHDTKRDGSQIDFPRMKAGGMDAMFFAVYTSQGPRTDEGHAEAKRNALNQFDLIHQALKKYPNLAELATTPADAYRIQKAGKRAVFIGMENGYPVGSDLSMLKTYYDLGCRYMTLTHFANNLIGDSSTDPDGPIYGGLSDFGKKVVPEMNRLGILIDVSHVADSTFYDALALSKAPVIASHSNCRALCDFPRNMTDDMIKAIAAKGGVVQVNFVSDYLKKPSDANRAAKTKIRMARVGKVVTPEMEARMTAQSDSVAKIYASERASLSDIVDHIDHIVKLVGIDHVGIGSDFDGGGGVNGLEDVSQIENLTVELVRRNYSEADIAKIWGGNLLRVLGQAKVE